In Vicia villosa cultivar HV-30 ecotype Madison, WI unplaced genomic scaffold, Vvil1.0 ctg.000030F_1_1, whole genome shotgun sequence, the following proteins share a genomic window:
- the LOC131622471 gene encoding peroxidase 15-like, translating into MNSLSTTLFCAVLVFVVSPFSSNAQLDPSFYKNTCPNVSSIVREVIRNVSKTDPRMLASLVRLHFHDCFVQGCDASVLLNTTDTIVTEQDAFPNINSLRGLDVVNKIKTAVETACPNTVSCADILALAAELSSTLSQGPDWKVPLGRRDSLTANQSLANQNLPAPFNTLDQLKAAFAKQGLNTTDLVALSGAHTFGRAHCSLFVSRLYNFSNTGNPDPTLNTTYLTQLRTLCPNGGSSNNLANFDPTTADKFDKNYYSNLQSKKGLLQSDQELFSTSGADTISIVNKFSADQNAFFESFKAAMIKMGNIGVLTGKQGEIRKQCNFVNSKSAELGLINVASTDSSEEGMVSSM; encoded by the exons atgaactCTCTTTCAACAACTTTGTTCTGTGCTGTTCTTGTATTTGTAGTCTCACCTTTCTCCTCAAATGCACAACTTGATCCCTCCTTTTACAAAAACACTTGTCCAAACGTTAGTTCCATTGTCCGTGAAGTCATAAGAAATGTTTCCAAGACAGATCCCAGAATGCTTGCTAGTCTCGTCAGACTTCACTTCCATGACTGTTTTGTTCAA GGTTGTGATGCATCAGTTTTGTTGAACACAACTGATACCATTGTGACCGAACAAGACGCTTTTCCGAATATCAACTCTTTACGAGGCTTAGATGTTGTCAACAAAATCAAAACTGCTGTAGAAACTGCTTGTCCTAACACTGTTTCTTGTGCTGATATTCTTGCCCTTGCAGCTGAATTATCATCTACACTG TCACAAGGTCCGGATTGGAAAGTTCCATTAGGAAGAAGAGATAGTTTAACAGCAAACCAATCACTTGCTAATCAAAATCTTCCAGCTCCATTCAACACATTAGATCAACTCAAAGCTGCATTTGCCAAACAAGGCCTTAATACTACAGACCTAGTTGCTCTTTCTGGTGCTCATACATTTGGAAGAGCTCACTGCTCTTTATTTGTTAGTAGATTATACAACTTCAGCAATACTGGAAACCCCGATCCAACTCTTAACACAACATACTTAACGCAATTGCGCACGCTATGTCCCAACGGTGGATCTAGCAATAACCTTGCTAATTTTGATCCAACGACTGCGGATAAATTTGATAAGAACTATTACTCTAATCTTCAAAGTAAGAAGGGTTTGCTTCAGAGTGATCAAGAGTTGTTCTCAACAAGTGGTGCAGATACTATTAGCATTGTGAACAAGTTTAGTGCTGATCAAAATGCTTTCTTTGAGAGCTTTAAGGCTGCAATGATTAAGATGGGTAATATTGGTGTGTTGACTGGGAAACAAGGAGAGATTAGAAAACAGTGTAACTTTGTTAATTCAAAATCTGCAGAACTTGGTCTTATCAATGTGGCTTCTACGGATTCATCTGAGGAGGGTATGGTTAGTTCAATGTAG